From Bacteroides uniformis:
ACAACATCCATAAAGGCTACACGGTCCAAGTCCCAATTACGCGTATTCTCGCTGATGAGGTGACGGTAATAGTCACAGTTCAAGATGGCACGGCGGAACAAACGGCGTGCAAATTCCTGGTCTTCCTCATCCTTGAACTCTGGTAGAAGTTCCTGATTGGCACCATTCTTCTCTTCAAAGCGCTTGATGGTTTTCAGTACGAAAGTATCCACAATCTCCTTGTCGTCATTCCAGTAGAGGCTCTGGTCTTCGAGCACATTGTCCAAGGCTTCGTTGTTGAAGACAAAAGTCTTATACAGCTTTCTCCACAATTCACGGTCGTATTCGTAAGAATTGTCCGAAGAAGCCATATATTCCTTATATATATCTGATTCCACAATTTTCTCATACAATCCCTTGACAAAGTCTTCATCATTGGCCCACGTGCGCTTTTGGTTGGCAATGAATTCCGTCAATTGTTTGTTCACTTCCAACTGGGCTATGAACTTGTTTTCCACAAATTTCATGTTGGGATACAGCTCCTCGGCAGTGGGAGCCAGCTTAGCTTTTGCCGCATCAATACGTTTTTGTGCGTAGTTCGTCAAAGCTATCATCAGCATCAGCAGGTAGTTGTAGAG
This genomic window contains:
- the nusB gene encoding transcription antitermination factor NusB, coding for MINRVLIRLKIIQIVYAYYQNGSKNLDSAEKELFFSLSKAYDLYNYLLMLMIALTNYAQKRIDAAKAKLAPTAEELYPNMKFVENKFIAQLEVNKQLTEFIANQKRTWANDEDFVKGLYEKIVESDIYKEYMASSDNSYEYDRELWRKLYKTFVFNNEALDNVLEDQSLYWNDDKEIVDTFVLKTIKRFEEKNGANQELLPEFKDEEDQEFARRLFRRAILNCDYYRHLISENTRNWDLDRVAFMDVVIMQCALAEILSFPNIPVSVSLNEYVDIAKVYSTAKSGSFVNGTLDGIVNQLKKEGKLTKN